One window of the Mycobacterium xenopi genome contains the following:
- a CDS encoding mannitol dehydrogenase family protein, with the protein MRYVDSLPCLVTEHRPTGLPLSDATLPLHSQRIDVPTYDRATLQRGVVHIGAGNFHRAHQAVYLDELASQGISDQWGVSAVSLHSRDVKDLLSAQDGLYTVVQRGHDRQTARVVGSIGSYHYAPVDSAAVRRALVDPRTRVVSLTITNNGYFLDPATGEFDAAHPDVRADLVASDCFVTAWGYLAEALDRRRRAGIAPFTVLCCDNIPGDTQVARTALVSFAELKDPELARWIDHHVAFPSTMVDRITPQTSDTEREFVEHTFGIADKWPVLTEPYSQWIIEDTFSDDRPPLDEVGAQFVTDVSGHKLVKTRLLNGTHIAMAPLATLAGYQRTAEAMRNPVISGYVEQLMRDEIQPLLPAIAGMNTAEYRTTLLTRLSNPQMSDQLSRLARRGSMKMSSFLLPSLQEAIAQHRPHTLLTLAVAGWARYLRGHDLKGRKIPIDDPQSGLLTRLAAMPGNNPVALLRHEIFTELRFIPGFAERLGEMISDIDEHGVIPTLRRALRDHARELVLR; encoded by the coding sequence ATGCGCTACGTTGACAGCCTTCCGTGCCTTGTCACCGAGCACCGTCCCACCGGCCTTCCGCTAAGCGACGCCACGTTGCCCTTGCATTCGCAGCGGATCGACGTGCCAACCTATGACAGAGCGACACTTCAGCGGGGTGTCGTTCATATCGGCGCAGGCAACTTTCACCGTGCCCATCAGGCTGTTTACCTCGATGAGCTTGCCTCCCAGGGCATTTCGGACCAGTGGGGAGTTAGTGCTGTCAGTCTTCACTCCCGCGACGTCAAAGACCTGCTCTCGGCTCAAGATGGCCTGTACACGGTGGTGCAACGCGGCCACGACCGCCAAACCGCCCGGGTGGTCGGCTCGATCGGCTCCTACCACTACGCACCGGTCGACAGCGCCGCGGTCCGCCGCGCCCTAGTCGATCCCCGGACCCGCGTCGTCAGCTTGACGATCACCAACAACGGCTACTTCCTCGACCCGGCCACCGGCGAGTTCGACGCTGCCCACCCCGACGTGCGTGCCGATCTAGTCGCGTCGGATTGCTTTGTCACCGCGTGGGGGTACCTGGCCGAGGCGCTTGACCGGCGCCGCCGCGCCGGTATCGCCCCGTTTACCGTGCTGTGCTGCGACAACATTCCCGGCGACACCCAGGTGGCGCGGACCGCGCTGGTGTCGTTCGCCGAATTGAAGGATCCGGAGCTCGCTCGCTGGATCGATCACCATGTCGCATTTCCGTCGACCATGGTCGACCGAATCACTCCGCAAACCTCGGACACGGAGCGCGAATTCGTTGAGCACACGTTCGGCATCGCCGACAAGTGGCCGGTGCTGACCGAACCGTATTCGCAATGGATCATCGAAGACACGTTCAGCGACGACCGTCCGCCGCTCGACGAGGTCGGCGCCCAGTTCGTCACCGACGTCAGCGGCCACAAGCTCGTCAAGACCCGGTTGCTCAACGGAACCCATATTGCGATGGCCCCGCTGGCCACGCTGGCCGGCTACCAGCGCACCGCCGAGGCAATGAGAAACCCGGTCATCTCCGGCTATGTCGAGCAACTCATGCGCGACGAAATCCAGCCACTGCTGCCGGCGATAGCCGGGATGAACACCGCGGAATATCGGACCACGTTGCTCACCCGGCTCAGCAATCCGCAGATGAGCGACCAGTTGTCGCGATTGGCGCGCCGGGGGTCGATGAAGATGTCGTCGTTCCTGCTGCCGTCCCTGCAGGAGGCGATCGCACAGCACAGACCGCACACCCTGCTGACGTTGGCCGTCGCCGGGTGGGCCCGGTATCTGCGCGGCCACGACCTCAAGGGCCGCAAGATCCCTATCGACGATCCGCAGTCAGGGTTGCTGACCAGGTTGGCGGCCATGCCGGGCAACAACCCAGTGGCGCTGCTGCGCCACGAGATCTTCACCGAACTGCGTTTCATCCCCGGCTTCGCTGAGCGCCTCGGCGAGATGATCTCGGACATCGACGAGCACGGTGTGATACCTACATTGCGTCGAGCGCTGCGCGACCATGCCCGGGAGCTGGTGCTGCGATGA
- a CDS encoding ATP-dependent DNA ligase — protein sequence MDSPRAWPSEPTAQPRVKLTNADKVLYPPAGRRRKAVTKAEVFDYYTSIAEVMVPHVAGRPATRKRWPNGVQAASFFEKQLASSAPDWLPRASVVHSSGTTTYPIIDTSTALAWIAQQAALEVHVPQWRFVAEWTRNGEELKPGPATRLVFDLDPGEGVTMRQLTDVARMIRDLIADIGLTTFPVTSGSKGIHIYAPLDKPVSSRGAVVLAKRVAQQLEKAMPKLVTATMTKSLRAGKVFVDWSQNNGSKTTIAPYSLRGRAQPTVAAPRAWEELDDPKLRQLRYDEVLQRVSRDGDLLAPLDADINVDRLAKYRSMRNPSKTPEPVPNAKPAGGQNNTFVIQEHHARRLHYDFRLERDGVLVSWAVPKNLPETTAVNHLAVHTEDHPLEYAMFEGTIPKGEYGAGKVIIWDTGTYDTEKFRDDEVIVNLHGSRISGRYALIQTSGDQWLAHRMKEQKAFEFGELTPMLATEGSVAKLTAGQWAFEGKWDGYRLLVEADHGGLRVRSRRGRDVTAEYPQLRALARDLADHHVVLDGEIVALDESGVPRFSEMQNRVRATRVEYWAFDLLYLDGRPLLRAKYRDRRRLLETLAGGRSLVVPELIPGDGAAALKYSSTHGWEGVVAKKLDSTYQPGRRSMSWIKDKHWRTQEVVIGGWRAGEGGRTSGIGSLLMGIPADGGLHFAGRVGTGFTERELTRLKKTLAPLQTGESPFNASLPARDAKGVTFVKPTLVGEVRYSEWTSDGRLRQPSWRGLRPDKEPHQVVREE from the coding sequence ATGGATTCGCCGCGTGCTTGGCCTTCTGAGCCGACCGCGCAGCCGCGGGTGAAGCTGACCAACGCCGACAAGGTGCTCTACCCGCCCGCGGGCCGCAGGCGAAAAGCCGTCACGAAGGCCGAGGTGTTCGACTACTACACCAGCATCGCCGAGGTGATGGTGCCACACGTCGCCGGACGCCCCGCCACCCGCAAGCGTTGGCCCAACGGCGTGCAGGCGGCGTCGTTCTTCGAAAAACAACTGGCCTCGTCGGCGCCCGACTGGTTGCCCCGCGCCTCGGTCGTGCACTCGTCCGGAACCACCACCTACCCGATCATCGACACCAGCACCGCGCTGGCCTGGATCGCCCAGCAGGCCGCGCTGGAGGTGCACGTGCCGCAGTGGCGCTTCGTCGCCGAGTGGACGCGCAACGGCGAAGAGCTAAAGCCCGGCCCGGCAACGCGATTGGTGTTCGACCTTGACCCAGGTGAAGGTGTGACGATGCGGCAGCTGACCGACGTAGCACGCATGATCAGGGATTTAATCGCCGACATCGGGCTCACCACCTTCCCCGTCACCAGCGGCAGCAAGGGCATACACATCTATGCTCCGCTGGACAAGCCGGTGAGCAGCAGGGGCGCAGTGGTGTTGGCCAAACGTGTGGCCCAGCAACTAGAGAAGGCGATGCCGAAGCTGGTCACTGCGACGATGACCAAGAGCTTGCGGGCGGGCAAGGTGTTCGTCGACTGGAGCCAGAACAACGGGTCGAAGACGACGATCGCACCGTATTCTCTGCGTGGCCGGGCACAGCCGACCGTGGCCGCGCCGCGCGCCTGGGAAGAACTCGACGACCCCAAGCTTCGGCAACTGCGCTACGACGAGGTGCTGCAGCGGGTGTCCCGAGACGGTGACCTGCTGGCGCCCCTTGATGCCGACATCAATGTGGATCGACTCGCCAAATACCGCAGTATGCGGAACCCGTCGAAAACCCCAGAACCGGTGCCCAACGCTAAACCAGCTGGGGGACAAAACAATACGTTCGTCATTCAAGAGCATCACGCCCGTCGGCTGCACTACGACTTCCGGCTCGAGCGCGACGGTGTGCTGGTGTCGTGGGCGGTTCCGAAAAACCTGCCCGAGACCACGGCGGTCAACCATCTTGCGGTGCACACCGAGGACCATCCCTTGGAGTACGCCATGTTCGAAGGCACCATCCCCAAAGGGGAGTATGGGGCCGGCAAGGTGATCATCTGGGATACCGGCACCTACGACACCGAGAAGTTCCGCGACGACGAGGTCATCGTTAACCTGCACGGCAGCCGGATTTCCGGCCGCTACGCGCTGATCCAGACTTCCGGCGACCAATGGCTGGCACACCGCATGAAAGAGCAGAAAGCCTTCGAGTTCGGCGAGCTCACCCCCATGCTGGCGACCGAGGGCTCGGTGGCCAAGTTGACGGCCGGCCAGTGGGCGTTCGAGGGCAAGTGGGACGGGTACCGGCTGCTCGTCGAGGCCGACCACGGCGGGCTGCGGGTGCGGTCGCGCCGCGGCCGAGACGTCACCGCCGAGTATCCGCAATTGCGCGCGCTGGCCCGCGATCTCGCCGACCACCACGTGGTGCTCGACGGCGAGATCGTGGCCCTCGACGAATCTGGGGTCCCGAGATTTTCCGAGATGCAAAACCGGGTGCGCGCCACCCGCGTCGAATACTGGGCTTTTGATTTGCTCTATCTGGACGGGCGCCCGCTGCTGCGGGCCAAATACCGCGACCGGCGCCGGCTGCTGGAAACCTTGGCCGGCGGGCGGAGTCTCGTTGTCCCCGAATTGATACCGGGCGACGGTGCTGCGGCCCTGAAATACTCGAGCACTCACGGCTGGGAGGGAGTCGTCGCCAAGAAACTCGACTCCACATATCAGCCGGGCCGCCGTTCGATGTCATGGATCAAGGACAAGCATTGGCGCACACAAGAAGTGGTGATCGGCGGCTGGCGTGCCGGCGAGGGTGGCCGCACCAGTGGCATCGGGTCGCTGCTGATGGGCATCCCCGCCGACGGTGGCCTGCACTTCGCCGGCCGGGTAGGCACTGGGTTCACCGAACGCGAGCTCACCCGTCTCAAGAAGACCCTGGCGCCCCTGCAAACCGGCGAATCCCCGTTCAACGCATCCCTTCCCGCTCGTGACGCCAAGGGTGTGACGTTCGTGAAGCCAACGTTGGTCGGCGAAGTGCGCTACAGCGAATGGACGTCGGATGGCCGGCTGCGCCAACCTAGCTGGCGGGGACTGCGGCCGGATAAAGAGCCACACCAGGTAGTGCGAGAGGAGTAG
- a CDS encoding IS1380 family transposase translates to MHSSYTFTTGSAVFDEQNLLSAAGLVPVLELAEQTGLSELINERVDLPSTRVKSGAVNPAGKLTSIVAGMMCGADSIDDANVLRAGGTPRVFNEVYAPSTLGIFLREFTFGHTKQLAAVAREHLIALAARTPLLAGADERMFLDIDSLLRPVYGHAKQGASFGHAKIASRALLRLGLSPQITTISTATAAPVIAEAQLRSGKAASGRGAAYQLKQAITTAKAINPDAPILVRGDSMFGTKKVITTCIQRGAEFSLSISRNKRINAAIAAIDEAAWTPVHYPGAVEDPDTGALISDAQVAETPYTLRLARGRTLTVRLVVRRVKDARHLDALFPVWRYHPFVTNSALPVDQADITHRRHAIIETTFADLIDGPLAHIPSGLFAANCAWLACAVIAHNLLRAVGTLAGGHHAVARGATLRRDLINIPARFAAPARKPMLHLPAHWHWRARWKALWHNVIGYPIAQPRAA, encoded by the coding sequence ATGCACTCATCGTATACGTTCACCACCGGATCGGCGGTGTTTGACGAGCAGAATCTGCTGTCGGCGGCCGGGTTGGTGCCAGTGCTGGAACTGGCTGAGCAGACCGGTCTTTCGGAATTGATCAACGAGCGCGTGGATCTGCCGTCGACTCGGGTGAAGTCCGGCGCGGTCAACCCGGCTGGCAAGCTGACCTCGATCGTCGCCGGGATGATGTGCGGCGCGGACAGCATCGATGATGCCAATGTGCTGCGCGCCGGCGGCACACCCCGGGTGTTCAACGAGGTATATGCCCCATCGACGTTGGGGATCTTTTTGCGCGAGTTCACCTTCGGGCATACCAAACAACTCGCCGCAGTGGCCCGCGAGCATCTGATCGCACTGGCGGCGCGCACCCCGCTGCTGGCTGGCGCCGACGAGCGGATGTTTTTGGACATCGACTCGCTGCTGCGCCCGGTCTACGGCCACGCCAAGCAGGGCGCCTCCTTCGGTCATGCCAAGATCGCCAGCCGCGCGCTGCTGCGGCTGGGCCTGTCCCCACAGATCACCACCATCTCCACGGCGACCGCCGCGCCGGTGATCGCCGAGGCGCAGCTACGGAGCGGCAAAGCCGCCTCCGGGCGCGGTGCCGCATACCAGCTCAAGCAGGCGATCACCACCGCGAAAGCGATCAACCCCGACGCGCCGATCCTGGTGCGCGGCGACTCAATGTTTGGCACCAAGAAAGTGATCACCACCTGCATTCAGCGAGGCGCCGAATTCTCCCTGTCGATCAGCCGCAACAAGCGCATCAACGCCGCGATCGCCGCCATCGACGAGGCCGCCTGGACCCCGGTGCACTACCCGGGCGCGGTCGAAGACCCCGACACCGGGGCGTTGATCTCCGATGCCCAGGTCGCCGAAACCCCCTACACCCTGCGCCTGGCCCGCGGCCGAACACTGACCGTGCGGCTGGTAGTGCGCCGGGTCAAAGACGCCCGCCACCTGGATGCGTTGTTTCCGGTGTGGCGCTATCACCCGTTTGTCACCAACTCCGCGCTGCCGGTCGACCAGGCCGATATCACCCACCGACGCCACGCCATCATCGAAACCACCTTCGCCGATTTAATCGACGGCCCACTGGCACACATCCCGTCGGGGCTGTTCGCGGCCAACTGCGCCTGGCTGGCCTGCGCGGTGATCGCCCATAACCTGCTGCGCGCCGTCGGCACCCTCGCCGGTGGCCACCATGCCGTGGCCCGCGGGGCTACCCTGCGCCGCGACCTGATCAACATCCCGGCCCGCTTCGCCGCCCCGGCCCGCAAACCAATGCTGCACCTACCCGCCCACTGGCATTGGCGAGCCAGATGGAAGGCCCTGTGGCACAACGTCATCGGTTACCCGATCGCGCAACCCCGCGCCGCCTGA
- a CDS encoding HAD hydrolase-like protein, which produces MNQRGLRVVREFDPTPITTLLCDADDNLFPSEKPAFAASVEVINHFLARFGVTAPFTAEELRRQAVGKNFRSTAIELATQSGVPMEPTLADGRPGAVVASSFDVAAGRALGAEELEEWVRRERDHVTAHLAATLRPDPQVLAPLQALASRYALAAVSSSASPRLDACFTATGLDALIPAPSRFSAEDSLPVPTSKPDPAVYLHTGEVLDIAAHHGLAIEDSVSGVTSAVAAGYVTVGNLMFVPDDERPCRSAELIDAGAVAITDSWHALATALTLSTATPETPR; this is translated from the coding sequence ATGAACCAACGCGGGCTGCGGGTGGTGCGCGAATTCGACCCCACACCTATCACGACTTTGCTCTGTGACGCTGACGACAACCTCTTTCCTTCCGAAAAGCCGGCATTTGCCGCCTCCGTCGAGGTAATCAATCACTTTCTGGCCAGGTTCGGTGTGACGGCCCCGTTCACCGCCGAGGAACTGCGCCGACAGGCCGTCGGAAAGAACTTCCGCAGCACCGCGATCGAGTTGGCCACGCAGTCCGGGGTGCCGATGGAACCGACACTGGCGGATGGTCGTCCCGGTGCCGTCGTAGCTTCCTCCTTCGACGTGGCAGCCGGGCGCGCACTGGGCGCCGAGGAACTCGAGGAATGGGTCCGCCGGGAACGCGACCACGTCACCGCTCATCTGGCCGCCACGCTACGGCCAGACCCGCAGGTGCTCGCTCCGCTGCAGGCCCTCGCCTCGCGGTATGCATTGGCGGCGGTCAGCTCCAGCGCCTCCCCGCGCCTCGACGCGTGTTTCACCGCCACCGGCCTCGACGCACTCATTCCAGCGCCATCGCGCTTCAGCGCGGAAGACTCCCTTCCGGTGCCGACCAGCAAGCCAGACCCCGCCGTCTACCTGCATACCGGCGAAGTACTGGACATCGCCGCCCACCATGGCCTGGCCATTGAAGACTCGGTGTCCGGCGTCACCTCCGCGGTCGCGGCCGGCTACGTCACCGTCGGTAACCTGATGTTCGTTCCTGACGACGAACGGCCTTGTCGCAGTGCAGAACTGATTGATGCCGGCGCAGTCGCGATCACGGACTCGTGGCACGCGTTAGCCACTGCCCTCACGTTGTCGACGGCGACACCGGAAACTCCCCGCTAA
- a CDS encoding fumarylacetoacetate hydrolase family protein yields the protein MRWVTYRDDGGERTGVLSGEEVHAMPPGVTLLDLIERGADGLRVAGEEALRRPATVRLDEVSLAAPIPRPPSIRDCLCFLDHMRNCQQAAGGGRVLKDVWYRIPAFYFACPATVLGPYDDAPIAPGSAWQDFELEIGAVIGTTGKDLSVEQAEDAIIGYLIFNDWSARDLQRLEGQLGIGQAKGKDAGVTLGPYLVTPDELEPYRRNGKLSLEVTALVNDTVIGSGSTGTMDWTFGEVISYASRGVTLVPGDVFGSGTVPTCTLVEHLTDRETFPGWLHDGDVVSLRVQGLGETRQTVRATASPQRLAARPNPDVKPDKPRVNRAPAKVPYTRGLHEVADRVWAWTLPDGGYGWSNAGLVAGDGASLLVDTLFDLPLTREMLSAMRLVTDHAPITDALITHSNGDHTHGNQLLDASVRIIAAKGTAEEIAHGVAPEMLAMIQTADLGPVATRYVRDRFGPFDFSGITVRNADQTFDDELTIEVGGRPVRLLNLGPAHTAADSVVHVPDAGVLFAGDLLFIGCTPIVWAGPIANWIAACDAMLALDAPTVVPGHGPVTDPDGVRAVRGYFVHVADAAEAAYRKGLSFVEAAETIDLGEYATWLDAERVVANVYRRYRELDPDTPHLEPTALLVLQAEWLAKHG from the coding sequence ATGCGGTGGGTGACCTATCGAGACGACGGTGGCGAGCGCACGGGCGTGCTCTCCGGCGAGGAGGTCCACGCGATGCCGCCGGGCGTAACACTGCTCGACCTGATCGAGCGCGGCGCCGACGGGCTGCGTGTGGCCGGCGAGGAGGCGCTGCGCAGGCCGGCCACGGTGCGTCTCGACGAGGTGTCGCTCGCCGCGCCGATTCCCCGCCCGCCGTCGATTCGCGACTGTTTGTGCTTTTTGGACCACATGCGCAATTGCCAGCAGGCAGCCGGCGGCGGCCGGGTGCTCAAAGACGTCTGGTACCGGATCCCGGCGTTCTACTTCGCTTGTCCCGCAACTGTTCTCGGTCCATACGACGACGCACCGATTGCCCCGGGAAGCGCTTGGCAGGACTTCGAATTGGAGATCGGCGCAGTCATCGGAACAACTGGCAAGGATCTGTCTGTCGAGCAAGCCGAAGACGCGATCATCGGCTACCTGATCTTCAACGACTGGTCCGCGCGGGACCTGCAGCGACTGGAAGGCCAGCTGGGAATCGGCCAGGCCAAGGGCAAAGACGCCGGGGTGACGCTCGGGCCGTATCTGGTCACACCCGACGAACTCGAACCGTACCGCCGCAACGGCAAACTGAGCCTCGAGGTGACCGCGTTGGTCAACGACACCGTGATCGGCTCCGGGTCGACCGGCACGATGGACTGGACTTTCGGTGAAGTCATCTCCTATGCGTCGCGCGGGGTGACGCTGGTTCCAGGCGACGTGTTCGGTTCCGGCACCGTGCCCACCTGCACGCTCGTCGAGCACCTCACCGACCGGGAGACCTTCCCGGGCTGGCTGCACGACGGCGACGTGGTCAGCCTGCGGGTCCAAGGGCTCGGGGAGACACGCCAAACGGTGCGCGCCACAGCCTCGCCGCAACGGTTGGCGGCGCGACCCAACCCGGATGTCAAGCCGGACAAGCCGCGCGTGAACCGGGCACCGGCAAAGGTTCCGTACACCCGTGGGCTGCACGAGGTTGCCGACCGGGTGTGGGCGTGGACCCTGCCGGACGGGGGATACGGCTGGAGCAACGCCGGCCTGGTCGCCGGCGACGGCGCGTCGCTGCTCGTCGACACGCTGTTCGACCTGCCGCTGACCCGCGAAATGCTCTCCGCGATGCGGCTCGTCACCGACCACGCGCCCATCACCGACGCCCTGATCACTCATTCCAACGGTGACCACACCCACGGCAACCAGCTGCTGGACGCATCGGTGCGCATCATTGCGGCCAAAGGCACCGCCGAGGAGATTGCCCACGGCGTGGCGCCGGAGATGCTGGCCATGATCCAGACCGCGGATCTCGGCCCGGTCGCGACCCGCTATGTGCGAGATCGGTTCGGGCCCTTCGATTTTAGTGGGATCACGGTGCGCAACGCCGACCAGACCTTCGACGACGAGCTCACCATCGAGGTCGGCGGCCGGCCCGTGCGGCTGCTGAATCTCGGACCCGCCCACACCGCCGCCGACAGCGTCGTGCACGTGCCCGACGCCGGCGTGTTGTTTGCCGGTGATCTGTTGTTCATCGGGTGCACGCCGATCGTGTGGGCTGGGCCGATCGCCAACTGGATCGCGGCCTGTGACGCGATGCTCGCGCTGGATGCACCCACCGTGGTACCCGGACACGGACCGGTGACCGATCCGGATGGGGTCCGTGCGGTCCGCGGGTATTTCGTGCACGTCGCCGACGCCGCAGAGGCCGCCTACCGCAAGGGTCTGTCGTTCGTCGAGGCCGCCGAGACCATCGACCTCGGCGAGTACGCGACGTGGCTGGACGCCGAACGTGTCGTCGCCAACGTCTATCGGCGC